Proteins encoded in a region of the Pseudomonas shahriarae genome:
- a CDS encoding SDR family oxidoreductase has product MEAAGVSNGRVALVTGAARGIGLGIAAWLVSEGWQVVLADLDRERGAKVSRVLGDNAWFITMDVADEQQVALGVAEVLGQFGRLDALVCNAAVADPRNITLDSLDLAYWNRVLAVNLSGPMLLAKHCAPYLRAHGGSIVNLASTRARQSEADTEAYAASKGGLLALTHALAISLGPEVRVNAVSPGWIDARDPAARRAEPLSDADHAQHPAGRVGTVEDVAAMVAWLLSRSAGFVTGQEFVVDGGMSKKMIYSE; this is encoded by the coding sequence CTGGAGGCGGCTGGCGTCAGTAATGGCCGGGTCGCGTTGGTGACGGGTGCGGCACGCGGTATCGGCCTGGGGATCGCGGCCTGGCTGGTCAGCGAAGGCTGGCAGGTGGTGTTGGCTGACCTGGACCGCGAGCGGGGCGCCAAGGTGTCCAGGGTGCTGGGTGACAACGCCTGGTTTATCACCATGGACGTGGCCGATGAGCAGCAGGTGGCCCTTGGGGTGGCCGAAGTGCTGGGTCAGTTCGGGCGCCTGGATGCCCTGGTGTGTAATGCCGCTGTGGCCGATCCGCGCAATATCACATTGGATAGCCTGGACCTGGCTTACTGGAATCGGGTGCTGGCGGTGAACCTCAGTGGGCCGATGCTGCTGGCCAAGCACTGTGCGCCCTATCTGCGTGCCCATGGTGGTTCGATCGTAAACCTCGCCTCGACCCGGGCGCGGCAGTCGGAAGCGGATACCGAGGCTTACGCGGCGAGCAAGGGCGGCCTGTTGGCCCTGACTCACGCGCTGGCTATCAGCCTGGGGCCGGAGGTGCGGGTCAACGCTGTCAGCCCGGGCTGGATCGACGCCCGTGATCCCGCGGCGCGCCGTGCAGAGCCGTTGAGTGACGCCGATCATGCGCAGCATCCTGCGGGCCGGGTAGGCACGGTTGAGGACGTGGCAGCCATGGTGGCGTGGCTGCTGTCGCGCAGCGCCGGGTTCGTCACTGGGCAAGAGTTCGTGGTGGACGGTGGGATGAGCAAGAAGATGATTTACAGCGAGTAG
- a CDS encoding O-succinylhomoserine sulfhydrylase: protein MSQEWDAGRLDSDLDGVAFDTLAVRAGQHRTPEGEHGDPMFFTSSYVFRTAADAAARFAGEVPGNVYSRYTNPTVRAFEERIAALEGAEQAVATATGMAAILAVVMSLCSAGDHVLVSRSVFGSTISLFEKYFKRFGIEVDYVPLADLSGWNAAIKANTKLLFVESPSNPLAELVDIAALAEVAHAKGAMLVVDNCFCTPALQQPLKLGADIVVHSATKFIDGQGRCMGGVVAGRGEQMKEVVGFLRTAGPTLSPFNAWIFLKGLETLSLRMKAHCANAQALAEWLEQQDGIEKVHYAGLKSHPQHELAQRQQRGFGAVVSFEVKGGKEGAWRFIDATRLISITANLGDSKTTITHPSTTSHGRLAPQEREAAGIRDSLIRVAVGLEDVTDLQADLARGLAAL, encoded by the coding sequence ATGAGTCAGGAATGGGATGCCGGTCGGTTGGACAGCGACCTCGATGGTGTGGCTTTCGATACCCTGGCTGTGCGCGCCGGCCAGCACCGCACGCCGGAAGGTGAACACGGTGACCCGATGTTCTTCACCTCCAGCTACGTGTTCCGCACCGCGGCGGACGCGGCGGCGCGCTTTGCTGGCGAAGTGCCGGGTAACGTTTACTCCCGCTATACCAACCCGACGGTGCGCGCCTTCGAAGAGCGCATCGCGGCGCTGGAAGGGGCAGAGCAGGCGGTCGCCACAGCTACCGGCATGGCGGCGATCCTCGCCGTGGTGATGAGCCTGTGCAGCGCCGGTGATCACGTATTGGTGTCGCGCAGTGTGTTTGGTTCGACCATCAGCTTGTTCGAAAAGTACTTCAAGCGCTTTGGCATTGAAGTCGACTACGTGCCGCTGGCGGACCTTTCTGGCTGGAATGCGGCCATCAAGGCCAATACCAAATTGCTGTTTGTCGAGTCGCCGTCCAACCCGCTGGCAGAGCTGGTGGACATCGCCGCTCTCGCCGAAGTGGCCCACGCCAAGGGCGCGATGCTGGTAGTGGATAACTGCTTCTGCACGCCGGCCCTGCAGCAGCCACTGAAGCTCGGCGCAGATATCGTGGTGCATTCGGCCACCAAGTTCATCGACGGCCAGGGTCGTTGCATGGGCGGCGTGGTGGCCGGCCGCGGCGAGCAGATGAAGGAAGTGGTGGGCTTCTTGCGCACCGCTGGCCCGACCCTGAGCCCGTTCAATGCGTGGATTTTCCTCAAGGGCCTGGAAACCCTCAGCCTGCGGATGAAGGCCCATTGCGCCAATGCCCAGGCCCTGGCCGAGTGGCTGGAGCAGCAGGACGGCATCGAGAAAGTCCACTACGCCGGCTTGAAGAGCCACCCGCAACACGAGCTGGCTCAGCGTCAGCAGCGTGGCTTCGGGGCCGTGGTCAGTTTCGAGGTCAAGGGCGGCAAAGAGGGCGCGTGGCGCTTTATCGACGCGACACGCCTGATCTCCATCACCGCCAACCTGGGTGATAGCAAAACCACCATTACCCATCCAAGCACCACTTCCCATGGTCGCCTGGCACCGCAGGAGCGTGAAGCCGCGGGTATCCGCGACAGCCTGATCCGTGTTGCCGTTGGCCTGGAAGATGTGACTGACTTGCAGGCCGACCTGGCTCGCGGGCTGGCTGCCTTGTGA